A genomic window from Salmo salar chromosome ssa23, Ssal_v3.1, whole genome shotgun sequence includes:
- the LOC106584333 gene encoding BEN domain-containing protein 5 isoform X2, with amino-acid sequence MYAFVRFLEDDMCYALPASNVKDFRPLHKTDFDNQKVYLVLRTEDNGTGQPCKAQILALADNVDEFEHSIMQKKMKIPKMSTRNMGNSVENHFGEERLPLRHKKAQTQDHGRPTANSSKSLAAVVARLERNAVSSCMEGEEDLEEDRLEEEEEEEEEEEEEGDSGPEDAVVPRVLYEELVHSYRQQEEEVRRLQQELERTRRQLVQQAKKLKEYGSLLTEVKELRDFNRRLQDVLLMRLGSEPMHDNGTQTIKAEVVEPIIEPQEVCREEANTSSSHSPSPRTVYTFNDGKVHLGGGIWVQEEKWHQLQRTQGDSKFTKNLAVMIWGTETLKNRSVTGVATKKKKDALPKPPLSPSKLKIVRECLYDRVSQETADGAEITQRLSKVNKYICEKIMDINKSIKNEERRESKLLIRQTVKMENFTYDGM; translated from the exons ATGTATGCTTTTGTGAGGTTCTTGGAAGACGACATGTGTTACGCTTTACCCGCTTCAAATGTGAAAGATTTTAGACCTCTGCACAAAACAGATTTTGATAATCAGAAGGTGTATCTGGTTCTCAGAACAGAAGATAATGGTACAGGCCAGCCGTGCAAAGCACAGATTCTTGCCCTTGCAG ATAACGTTGATGAGTTTGAACATAGTATAATGCAAAAAAAGATGAAAATTCCGAAGATGTCAACAAGGAATATGGGAAATTCAGTTGAGAACCACTTTGGGGAGGAACGACTGCCACTGAGACATAAAAAG GCTCAGACACAGGACCATGGGCGTCCCACTGCCAACTCCTCCAAGAGCTTGGCAGCGGTGGTGGCCCGCCTGGAGAGGAACGCTGTGAGTTCCtgcatggagggagaggaggacctggaggaggacaggctggaggaggaggaagaggaggaagaagaggaagaagaggagggagactCTGGGCCTGAGGATGCGGTGGTACCGCGGGTTCTGTATGAGGAGCTGGTCCACAGCTAtaggcagcaggaggaggaggttaGGAGGCTACAGCAGGAGCTGGAGAGAACCCGCAGGCAGCTGGTCCAGCAGGCCAAGAAGCTGAAGGAGTATGGCAGCCTGCTGACAGAAGTGAAGGAACTACGTGACTTCAACAGGAGGCTGCAGGATGTGCTCCTCATGAGGCTAGGCAGTg AGCCTATGCATGACAATGGCACTCAGACAATCAAAGCAGAGGTGGTGGAGCCCATCATTGAGCCACAGGAAGTGTGCAGAGAAGAGGCCAATACCAGCTCCAGCCACTCCCCCTCCCCAAGAACAGTCTACACTTTTAAtgatggaaag GTGCACCTGGGCGGGGGCATCTGGGTGCAGGAAGAGAAGTGGCACCAGCTCCAGCGGACACAGGGAGATTCCAAGTTCACCAAGAACCTGGCCGTCATGATCTGGGGCACTGAGACCCTCAAGAACAGGAGTGTCACTGGTGTGGCCACCAAAAAGAAGAAAGATGCCCTCCCCAAGCCCCCACTCTCCCCAAGCAAGCTCAAAATAGTCAGAG AGTGTCTGTATGACCGAGTGTCTCAAGAAACGGCGGACGGCGCAGAGATCACACAAAGATTGTCCAAAGTGAACAAATACATCTGTGAAAAAATTATGGATATCAACAAATCCATCAAGAACGAGGAGAGGCGGGAATCGAAGCTGCTCATTAGACAAACCGTCAAGATGGAGAATTTCACCTACGATGGCATGTAG
- the LOC106584333 gene encoding BEN domain-containing protein 5 isoform X1 yields MYAFVRFLEDDMCYALPASNVKDFRPLHKTDFDNQKVYLVLRTEDNGTGQPCKAQILALADNVDEFEHSIMQKKMKIPKMSTRNMGNSVENHFGEERLPLRHKKAQTQDHGRPTANSSKSLAAVVARLERNAVSSCMEGEEDLEEDRLEEEEEEEEEEEEEGDSGPEDAVVPRVLYEELVHSYRQQEEEVRRLQQELERTRRQLVQQAKKLKEYGSLLTEVKELRDFNRRLQDVLLMRLGSGERHTLSSHLSLQPPMHICSEPMHDNGTQTIKAEVVEPIIEPQEVCREEANTSSSHSPSPRTVYTFNDGKVHLGGGIWVQEEKWHQLQRTQGDSKFTKNLAVMIWGTETLKNRSVTGVATKKKKDALPKPPLSPSKLKIVRECLYDRVSQETADGAEITQRLSKVNKYICEKIMDINKSIKNEERRESKLLIRQTVKMENFTYDGM; encoded by the exons ATGTATGCTTTTGTGAGGTTCTTGGAAGACGACATGTGTTACGCTTTACCCGCTTCAAATGTGAAAGATTTTAGACCTCTGCACAAAACAGATTTTGATAATCAGAAGGTGTATCTGGTTCTCAGAACAGAAGATAATGGTACAGGCCAGCCGTGCAAAGCACAGATTCTTGCCCTTGCAG ATAACGTTGATGAGTTTGAACATAGTATAATGCAAAAAAAGATGAAAATTCCGAAGATGTCAACAAGGAATATGGGAAATTCAGTTGAGAACCACTTTGGGGAGGAACGACTGCCACTGAGACATAAAAAG GCTCAGACACAGGACCATGGGCGTCCCACTGCCAACTCCTCCAAGAGCTTGGCAGCGGTGGTGGCCCGCCTGGAGAGGAACGCTGTGAGTTCCtgcatggagggagaggaggacctggaggaggacaggctggaggaggaggaagaggaggaagaagaggaagaagaggagggagactCTGGGCCTGAGGATGCGGTGGTACCGCGGGTTCTGTATGAGGAGCTGGTCCACAGCTAtaggcagcaggaggaggaggttaGGAGGCTACAGCAGGAGCTGGAGAGAACCCGCAGGCAGCTGGTCCAGCAGGCCAAGAAGCTGAAGGAGTATGGCAGCCTGCTGACAGAAGTGAAGGAACTACGTGACTTCAACAGGAGGCTGCAGGATGTGCTCCTCATGAGGCTAGGCAGTggtgagagacacacactctCCAGTCACCTCTCACTGCAGCCTCCCATGCACATCTGTTCAG AGCCTATGCATGACAATGGCACTCAGACAATCAAAGCAGAGGTGGTGGAGCCCATCATTGAGCCACAGGAAGTGTGCAGAGAAGAGGCCAATACCAGCTCCAGCCACTCCCCCTCCCCAAGAACAGTCTACACTTTTAAtgatggaaag GTGCACCTGGGCGGGGGCATCTGGGTGCAGGAAGAGAAGTGGCACCAGCTCCAGCGGACACAGGGAGATTCCAAGTTCACCAAGAACCTGGCCGTCATGATCTGGGGCACTGAGACCCTCAAGAACAGGAGTGTCACTGGTGTGGCCACCAAAAAGAAGAAAGATGCCCTCCCCAAGCCCCCACTCTCCCCAAGCAAGCTCAAAATAGTCAGAG AGTGTCTGTATGACCGAGTGTCTCAAGAAACGGCGGACGGCGCAGAGATCACACAAAGATTGTCCAAAGTGAACAAATACATCTGTGAAAAAATTATGGATATCAACAAATCCATCAAGAACGAGGAGAGGCGGGAATCGAAGCTGCTCATTAGACAAACCGTCAAGATGGAGAATTTCACCTACGATGGCATGTAG